In Acinonyx jubatus isolate Ajub_Pintada_27869175 chromosome A3, VMU_Ajub_asm_v1.0, whole genome shotgun sequence, a genomic segment contains:
- the LOC128311368 gene encoding antimicrobial peptide NK-lysin-like, with product MTSWALLLLASVLLATPGLTFSGLNPEDNDLMTADLSQEKQFLESLVLESPQGDQLAIICSICKKTIQGLRKAVGHNITQKAIKQVASLVCRQLKPADRICEDIINKFVEKITQGIIHGKSPEEICVKLRMCKPEKGL from the exons ATGACCTCCTGGGCCCTCCTGCTCCTTGCCTCAGTGCTCCTGGCCACCCCGG GGCTGACCTTTTCTGGTTTGAACCCTGAGGACAATGACTTGATGACCGCTGACTTGAGTCAGGAAAAGCAGTTCTTAGAGAGCTTGGTCCTGGAGTCCCCCCAG GGTGACCAGCTGGCTATCATATGCAGTATTTGTAAGAAGACAATCCAAGGTCTGAGAAAAGCCGTGGGACATAATATCACACAG AAAGCCATCAAACAGGTTGCGTCCCTGGTGTGCAGGCAGCTAAAACCAGCGGATCGTATTTGCGAGGATATAATCAataaatttgttgaaaagatcacCCAGGGTATCATTCATGGGAAAAGCCCCGAGGAAATCTGTGTGAAACTCAGGATGTGCAAACCTGAAAAAG GTCTCTGA